In Elaeis guineensis isolate ETL-2024a chromosome 1, EG11, whole genome shotgun sequence, a genomic segment contains:
- the LOC105031994 gene encoding probable inactive ATP-dependent zinc metalloprotease FTSHI 3, chloroplastic has product MAPISLIAINGVMHPHSCSLKDPPILLCGHGSRFRVRVGKLLPLGMKHRDLSSSYSLSCCCSQLDFLLGFRKKSRTGMLFAKPVVAKVDGNNKESYTYLGMTGKQNSRRRFSLRLRPRLRLLSYRLKRIPIRELIGDAATMLRRNSKRVTLSAVVSFALAVCFLFLKYTAVPASKVVPYSELISNLQSGHVSTVLFEEGSRRIYFNMRSDSCESSNSIVDASLSIDVAYGSTARSSESIVSGGGRRASFTPKWQFSTRKIDHDENYLLGLMREKGTMYSSAPQSVLMSLRNILITVISLWIPLTPLMWLLYRQLSAAHSPAKKRRPSNQTVSFDDVEGVDAAKDELMEVVCCLQGSINYNKLGAKLPRGVLLVGPPGTGKTLLARAVAGEAGVPFFSVSASEFVELFVGRGAARIRDLFNVAKKCAPSIVFIDELDAVGGKRGKSFNDERDQTLNQLLTEMDGFESDTKVIVIAATNRPEALDPALCRPGRFSRKVLVGEPDLDGRKKILSVHLREIPLEEESQVICNLIASLTPGFVGADLANIVNEAALLAARRGGETVTREDIMEAIERAKYGINDKRLTPSALSKGLGKLFPWMPSLVGRNGTGDDGLQGVMGYQALS; this is encoded by the exons ATGGCTCCAATCTCGTTGATTGCTATCAATGGAGTTATGCATCCTCATAGTTGTTCTTTAAAAGATCCGCCAATACTCTTGTGTGGTCATGGTTCCAGATTTAGAGTGCGAGTTGGCAAGCTTTTGCCTCTGGGGATGAAGCATAGGGATCTTTCTTCTTCCTATTCGCTTTCTTGTTGTTGTTCTCAATTGGATTTTTTACTGGGTTTTCGTAAGAAATCCAGAACTGGGATGCTGTTTGCTAAGCCAGTTGTTGCGAAGGTTGATGGAAACAACAAAGAGAGCTATACCTATTTGGGAATGACAGGGAAGCAGAATTCAAGGAGGCGGTTTTCTCTGAGATTGCGCCCGAGACTGCGGTTGCTTTCATATAGGTTGAAGAGAATTCCAATCAGGGAGTTGATAGGGGATGCTGCGACCATGTTGCGCAGGAATTCGAAGAGGGTTACATTGTCGGCAGTGGTTTCTTTTGCGCTAGCAGTGTGCTTCTTATTCTTGAAGTACACAGCAGTGCCTGCCTCAAAGGTTGTTCCATACTCTGAATTGATATCAAATCTTCAGAGCGGGCATGTGTCGACTGTTCTTTTCGAGGAGGGTTCTCGCAGAATTTACTTTAACATGCGTAGTGATAGCTGTGAGAGCTCAAATTCAATAGTGGATGCATCATTGTCTATTGATGTTGCATATGGGAGTACAGCGAGATCATCAGAGAGCATTGTAAGTGGTGGTGGGAGGAGAGCTAGTTTTACTCCAAAGTGGCAGTTCTCTACGAGAAAGATTGACCATGATGAGAACTATCTTCTTGGCTTGATGAGAGAGAAAGGAACCATGTACAGCTCTGCTCCTCAGTCTGTTCTTATGTCACTGAGGAACATTTTGATCACAGTGATTTCTCTATGGATACCATTGACTCCTCTCATGTGGTTGCTTTATCGGCAGCTTTCAGCTGCCCATAGCCCTGCGAAGAAGCGTCGTCCTAGTAACCAGACGGTTAGTTTTGATGATGTGGAGGGTGTTGATGCAGCTAAGGATGAGCTTATGGAG GTTGTTTGTTGCTTACAAGGATCAATAAACTATAACAAGCTTGGAGCAAAATTACCTAGAGGTGTGCTGCTTGTGGGTCCTCCAGGAACTGGGAAAACATTACTAGCTCGTGCAGTAGCTGGAGAAGCAGGAGTTCCATTCTTCTCTGTTTCTGCTAGCGAGTTTGTAGAATTGTTTGTTGGAAGAGGAGCAGCACGCATCAGAGACCTTTTTAATGTGGCAAAAAAATGTGCACCATCTATAGTATTTATTGATGAGCTGGATGCAGTGGGAGGGAAGCGTGGCAAAAGTTTCAATGATGAGCGAGATCAAACTTTGAACCAG TTGCTGACAGAAATGGATGGATTTGAGTCAGACACCAAAGTGATTGTCATTGCAGCAACAAATAGGCCAGAAGCATTAGACCCAGCTCTCTGCCGACCTGGTCGGTTCTCAAGGAAAGTTCTTGTTGGAGAACCAGATCTGGATGGGCGGAAAAAGATTCTTTCTGTCCATCTAAGGGAAATACCTCTGGAGGAGGAATCCCAGGTTATTTGCAACCTTATTGCATCTCTCACCCCAGGTTTTGTTGGTGCTGATCTAGCCAACATTGTAAATGAGGCTGCTCTGCTAGCTGCCAGAAGAG GTGGTGAGACTGTGACCCGAGAAGATATAATGGAGGCAATTGAAAGAGCTAAGTATGGAATTAATGACAAACGATTGACACCCAGTGCACTAAGTAAGGGTCTTGGTAAATTGTTTCCATGGATGCCTTCTTTAGTGGGAAGGAATGGAACAGGGGATGATGGTTTACAAGGCGTAATGGGCTACCAGGCTTTAAGCTAA